The proteins below come from a single Paramormyrops kingsleyae isolate MSU_618 chromosome 25, PKINGS_0.4, whole genome shotgun sequence genomic window:
- the LOC111837374 gene encoding transmembrane protein 215: MTARLDDIRPRTGMVVALASIFLVFGFMFTVSGVKGETLGDVPLIAIGPAICLPGVAAIFIANATKGCTVSPFRDVWLCKRGRPRREDGRSCVDLKALHSCKKARSGEDSVSTTTVGETSQLVRDVERDEVLRYLQDCYPSSTFLETSDKSGSYALDRLCPSQESTLNEAARYTAVQAPYDSIVVSSLYKSNSYGSYCCYIPPRDFSWDVETVV, from the coding sequence ATGACGGCGCGGTTGGATGACATCAGACCGCGTACCGGGATGGTCGTGGCCCTGGCCAGCATCTTCCTGGTGTTCGGGTTCATGTTCACCGTGTCGGGAGTTAAGGGCGAGACTCTGGGTGACGTCCCGCTCATTGCCATCGGGCCGGCCATCTGCCTGCCGGGAGTGGCTGCCATCTTCATCGCCAATGCGACCAAGGGTTGCACGGTGTCTCCCTTCCGAGACGTGTGGCTCTGTAAACGGGGACGGCCCAGAAGGGAGGATGGTAGGAGCTGTGTGGATCTGAAGGCACTCCACAGCTGCAAGAAGGCCCGTTCTGGTGAGGACTCTGTGTCCACCACCACGGTGGGCGAGACCAGCCAACTGGTTCGAGATGTAGAGCGAGATGAGGTCTTACGCTACCTACAGGACTGTTACCCTTCCAGCACCTTCCTTGAGACTTCAGACAAGTCGGGCTCCTATGCCTTGGACCGGCTGTGCCCTAGCCAGGAAAGCACGCTCAATGAAGCCGCTCGCTACACCGCTGTGCAGGCGCCATATGACAGCATTGTAGTGTCATCACTCTACAAGAGCAACTCCTACGGGTCCTACTGCTGCTACATCCCTCCGCGGGACTTCAGCTGGGACGTGGAGACCGTGgtctga
- the ndufb6 gene encoding NADH dehydrogenase [ubiquinone] 1 beta subcomplex subunit 6, with product MSGYTPDEKLRLDQLTKLRRQWLKDQELSHREPVIEPKPLGPVAKFWSRFLEPQSLWRLYTFKVYNAGIFTFTRLLIPAWIVHYYVKYHVAKRPYGIVELKPRLFPGDTVLETGEVVPDLPETESHGHH from the exons ATGTCGGGTTATACGCCGGACGAAAAGCTTCGTTTGGACCAGCTGACGAAACTAAGAAGGCAATGGTTGAAAGACCAGGAGCTCAGTCACCGCGAGCCTGTCATTGAGCCCAAACCGCTCGGACCCGTGGCTAAATTCTGGTCCCGCTTTTTGGAGCCGCAAAGTCTGTGGAGGCTCTAT ACGTTCAAAGTGTATAATGCAGGAATCTTCACTTTCACACGGCTGCTGATCCCGGCTTGGATCGTGCACTATTATGTCAAGTATCACGTAGCG AAAAGACCCTACGGTATTGTTGAGTTGAAGCCAAGGCTGTTTCCT GGAGACACTGTTCTGGAAACAGGGGAGGTTGTTCCAGATCTTCCCGAGACTGAGAGTCACGGGCACCATTAA